A region from the Mercenaria mercenaria strain notata chromosome 7, MADL_Memer_1, whole genome shotgun sequence genome encodes:
- the LOC123555502 gene encoding uncharacterized protein LOC123555502, with protein sequence MSYSAMSKRARNPYETLERMLNKTTLSTQRIAHSNIVELGAHMVSTKAGDFQEEHERELQTAVDESEERATRELRAALKRLREDKDHEKNTALRNQKEYYEKIQRRVEEQRNRAEEERDRENTKRFLQEKEEALNQQWQECEKRKEEAVALACEKLTHKLKLEFAYEKEQAVAEALRIAKEKYLIRERNTIEKTRRECEELARQEAARVAKLHQQDIDRCNERYNLLERKWLREIEHRKNVEQDFRELQDDYRRFMDYTDGMFHSDYLMQLRHMGQKLAEKQIKAVTYEDLEKKFDSAEEEPEFF encoded by the exons ATGTCCTATAGTGCAATGAGCAAAAGGGCTCGTAACCCGTACGAGACCCTGGAACGAATGCTGAATAAAACGACCCTATCAACGCAACGGATAGCCCATTCAAATATCGTGG AGTTAGGAGCTCACATGGTATCAACGAAGGCTGGAGATTTTCAGGAAGAACATGAAAGGGAACTACAGACAGCTGTTGACGAATCAGAAGAAAGGGCCACTAGAGAACTCAGAGCAGCCCTGAAACGCCTGCGTGAAGATAAAGATCATGAAAAAAATACAGCTTTGCGTAATCAAAAAGAG TATTATGAAAAGATCCAAAGACGTGTAGAAGAGCAACGCAACAGAGCAGAGGAGGAACGCGACAGAGAAAACACCAAAAGGTTTCTGCAAGAAAAAGAAGAAGCCCTAAATCAACAATGGCAGGAATGTGAGAAACGTAAAGAGGAGGCAGTAGCACTGGCCTGCGAAAAACTGACGCACAAACTTAAATTGGAGTTTGCGTATGAGAAGGAACAGGCTGTAGCAGAGGCACTACGTATAGCAAAG GAAAAGTATTTGATACGAGAACGAAACACAATAGAGAAGACCCGACGAGAGTGTGAGGAACTTGCCAGACAGGAGGCCGCCAGGGTGGCAAAGTTACACCAACAAGATATTGATCGATGCAATGAAAG GTATAACTTGTTAGAAAGAAAATGGTTGAGAGAAATAGAACACAGAAAAAATGTGGAACAAGATTTCAGG GAACTACAAGATGATTACCGGAGATTTATGGACTACACAGACGGAATGTTCCACTCTGATTATCTCATGCAGCTGAGACACATGGGCCAGAAACTTGCCGAGAAACAAATTAAAGCTGTTACATATGAAGATCTTGAGAAAAAGTTTGATAGTGCTGAAGAAGAGCCTGAATTCTTTTGA